The genomic segment CGGGTTCGCAGCATCATTCCATAGTCTCTTTCCTGTCCCTTAACTCGATTATCTCGGTTATCTTGTTGGTAAGAACCGTGAAACTTGAGAATTTGAATCGCATCCTCAGAGAAGAAGTTCAAATCGTTTAACAGTTCTGTTGCGAGGGGTTCCCGCAAGAAATTGCTACGTTCTTTCAGTCCTTCAACTTTCGATGGTTTACTCACCTTGGGAGATGTTGCAGATAGAGTCATGAGCGTGTGATCCCTTCTTCAATAAAAAACTTCTACGGGTTCAGCGTTGCGGTTGTGATCAACTCCAGTTCAACCCGATTGTTTTCAAACCCCAGTAATTCGGTCGGAATTATCGGTATTCAACTTGATCGTAACATGGGGGTAGTCACAATTGTCCCGTATTATGACCGTCTTCCACTCGATCACAATCAAATATTAAGAAATTACCTATGCCAGATGCCTTAATGTACAACGAAGACACCTTTGTGGTGTTAGAAACGAACCAACCCGAACAGTTCTTGAGTGCTGAGGAACTGCTGTCTAAGCTCAAATCAGTTTTGGCGGAGTGTCAAGACAACTTACCCAGAGATTTACAGTGCTTTACCACCATTGAAGAACAAGCCAAGTATCTGCTTGATACAAGCTGTGACCTAGATGTGGGTGCAGGTCAATATCTGCAATGGTATGCGGTGCGGTTAGAGAAGTAACTTTCACCCCCTGACGTTGACCAACGCTGTAGAAAAGTTTAGAAATGATCTGGGGGGGGGTGACAAAGAGGGTTAAGATATAGACCTAATAAGGGTTACAGCATATCAACAGGGTTGATAAAAGCTTGGCTGTCTATTTTTCCCCCATCAGCATTTCGGGCGGGTTGCCACCCCCCAGCCTTATTTCCTAGGATTTAATTTTCTACAATTAAAGCCACATCAATCTGTTCTTCTTGGGGTTGGGTAATTTCAACTTTAAGACCAGGGCCAAAGAACTTAGCGATTTTCTCTTGTTTATTTTGCCAAGTGTCTAGGGATATCAAGGGGGAATAAAACTGTAAAATCAGGGTATAGGAACCATTAATGAGGGTTTCTCGAATCCCTTGGAGGACAGGACGTTCTTCTCGGTTGGAGCCCAGTGCCAGACGTTCTAAGGTATCAGATAAATGGGCTTCTTGGCCATAGCGATAACGGGTGACATCTTTGCGGATTTGATTCTGAGTCTCTGTGGCTTGTTGCTCTCGTACCGCTAAAACCTCAGAGGATGTCGCTTGAGTCATCGGAATGGGTTTTAATTCTGCTGCTTTGAGGGCGAGTCCCCCCAATAATAGGGGAATACCATAGAAAAATCCAGCTAAATTTAAGGTAGCATTATCTGCAAAATAAGCTGCAAAACCCACTACGGTTAAAATTCCACCTACCACTAAACCCAGGGCGCCCAGAGAAGTTTGACGTAACATATTATAAATCACTATTCGTCCGCGA from the Planktothrix tepida PCC 9214 genome contains:
- a CDS encoding chlororespiratory reduction protein 7: MPDALMYNEDTFVVLETNQPEQFLSAEELLSKLKSVLAECQDNLPRDLQCFTTIEEQAKYLLDTSCDLDVGAGQYLQWYAVRLEK
- a CDS encoding DUF2854 domain-containing protein, which gives rise to MLRQTSLGALGLVVGGILTVVGFAAYFADNATLNLAGFFYGIPLLLGGLALKAAELKPIPMTQATSSEVLAVREQQATETQNQIRKDVTRYRYGQEAHLSDTLERLALGSNREERPVLQGIRETLINGSYTLILQFYSPLISLDTWQNKQEKIAKFFGPGLKVEITQPQEEQIDVALIVEN